CGACAGGGTGGGGTACTTGCCGCGGACCAGCGCCACAACGCCCGACACGTATCCGGCCGCGTAGCTGGTGCCGCTGAGCGCGCTCAGTTGCTGATGGTCGTCGGGCAGACCGTTGGCAAGGCCGCCACCGTCGCGGTTACTCACCGACACGATCTTCTCGCCCGGGGCCGCGACACCCACCCACGGCCCGGACATGGTGAATTTCGACGGTTGCCCATCCGTGGTCAGGGACGCCGCCGACAGCACATAGGGCTGCCAGTACGACGGGATGGAGACCGACGTGACGCCGGCCCAGTTCCGCGCATCGTCGGGGCGGGCGAGATCGGTGAGCGGGTTCGACTCGCAGGACATTCCGCCGCCGACCGAGCCGGTGGACCCGGTGTTGCCCGCGGCGGCCACGATCACCGCGTCCTTGTCCACCGCCGCGAAGCGGATCGCCGCGCCGAGCGCGGCCTGGTCGACGGGCCGGTCGGCGGCCATGCAGGTGGCCTCCGAGATATCGATCACCCGCGCGCCCAGGTCGGCCGCGTGCACGATCGCCCGGGCCAGCGTCGCGACCTCGAGGGACACTCGCGCCACCATCGGGTCGCCGCCGGGTGAGCGCGGCGAGAACTTGCCCGACGCCGTCCGGATCGCCAGCACCCGGGCCCCGGGCGCGACGCCCGAGAAGCCGTCCTCGGCGGACGGTTGGCCCGCGACGAGCCCGGCGACCAGGGTGCCGCGCCCGTCGCAGTCCGTCAGGCCGTCGGTCGTCTCCACGAAATCGCCGCCGGGATCGACATTCGGCAGCCGGGGTCCCGGTCGCACGCCGGTGTCGAGCACCGCCACCAGCTGACCCTCGCCGCGGGAAAACTGCCATGCCGCAGGCAGATTCAGCATCGCCTGACTGGGAGTCACGGCCGTGGGATCGCTACCGCCGATGACGCCGGAGGCGGCGCAGGGCGCGCGCTGCTCCATCGGCTGCACCGGTCCCGCAGCTCCGCTCGGCGGCTGCATGCCCGGGTCCACCACGGGCTGGCTGATCGCCGATGCCGGCGGACAGGCCCACGGCACAATGGCCTGTGAGAAGACCAACGCCGCTGTGAGGCAGGCGAATCCGGCACGAATCATCGATTGAGCACCCAGGCGAAGAGGCCGACCAGGTAGGCGATGACGGGAATCAGCGAAGCGTCCAGGCCGGTCGCGACGAAGCCCAGCAGGCGGCGCAGCGGCAGCGAATAGGTGTCCGGCGAGGCGATGCTCGGGTTCAGCGCCACCACTGCCCACGCCAACACCAGCACGACGAGCACCGCCGCCGCAACCAGTGCGGCCGCGAAGCGTCCGGTCGAGGCGTAGTACACCAGCAGGACACCGGCGACCAGGAACGGCTGAGCCAGCAGCCACGCCTTGCAGGCGGCCGAATCCCACACGCGGGCGCGCAGGACGGAGGTCGCCGCGGTGGCGGCCAGCACGTACCAGCCCCATCCGCTCAACGACTCGGGCCGCAGCGCGATCGCCACCGATCCCAGGACGCTGAGCAGCACCGCACCGGCGATGAAGCCACTCTGGTGGGCATCCCCGATGCGCACCCGTCGCGGCAGGTCCTCGAGCACCCGAAGCGCGGGCGCCGCCGGAGTCGGATCCCCCGGTGCCGGGATGACCGGCAGCGGGAAGCGAGCCCACAGTGCGGACAGCTGTGCCGCCTCGATGGTGACCAGCAGAGCCGCCACGATCAGCCCGGCACCGATCGTCAATATCGGTAGCTGCCAGAGCAATTCGGCACCCGCGGCCAACAACACAGCGGCCCCGAGCACCGTGGTCGCGGTGAAGAAACCGGCGATGCGTTCGCGCTCGGCGGTCGGCACCATCAGCACGATCAGCGACCACGCGGTCACACCGGCAGCGGCCAGCACCAGCTGTGCCGCGCCGAACTTGCCGGGTACCGCCAACGCGAGGGCGGCGCCGACGGGCACCAGCGCCGCCATCGACAGCGCCATCCCGGTGCGTTCCGAACGCAGCGTGACGAACAGACCGGCGATCGCGCTCACTGCCGCGATCACGCTGACCGCGACCAGCCCGGCCAGTGCGCCGGTGGCGACCCGATAGGTCACGCCCAGGCCCGTCGCCAGGAAGGCCACCAGGATCGCCGCCAGCAGCGCCCCGCGCTGGATCTGCGCGATGCCCCACGGTTTGAGCCGCGACGTCGAGAAGATCATCGCGGCGTCGGCGATGTCCTCGACAATGCCGGGCGCGGCCGGGCCGGACGGAACCGGCTGCAGCGCAAGCAGATCCCCGTCGACCACGCCGACGGTATCCAGGCTGGCGTCCAGACTGAACGGCGCTCCGCCGATCGGTGCCAGGCTCAGTTGGGAAATCGCGCCGGTGCGCGCACCGTCGGGGTCACCGCCGTCGCCGTTCTGTGCCGTCGGGACCACCAATCGCTGCACCGCGGGCAGGACTTCGCGCAGCGGCAGCTCGGTGGGCAGGGCAACTTCTGTCAGCCTGCTGTGCGCGAGGATGGCCACGCGAACAATGGGCATGACGGCGCCGGAGGTCAACGGACCCTCGAATCAGCCTGGTACATGGTGTTATCTCGCTATCTTGTTGTGTTTTTAGGCGTATTGGGTGGATAAATCTCGCGACAGCCGCTGATTGGGGAACCAGTGTCCGTCGGGCAGGCAGGCGGTCAAGTGCTCGATCGCGACGGCAATCGCAAACGGGGTTCCCGGACTGAACGTCGAGACCCATTCGCCGTCGAACGCGCGGGATGGACTGACCAGGATCCGGCCCGCGGTGGTGTCGACAATGCTCATTCCGACTTCGGTGGTGGCATGCCGGCCGTCGCGCTGGCGGCCGGCGACGATCTCCACGTAGGTACGCGGGCCCGTGAAGACGGATTCCACCACCGCGCGGGCCGATTGCGGAATGCCGAGGTAGTCAAGGACTTCGGTCAGCTCCGCGCCGGAGCGCAGCCGTTCGTCGGCGCGGGCTCCGACGCACGCCGGCATACTGAACTCCGTGAACTGCGCCGGCGGACGCTGGCCCAGCCCCACACCGAGGACCGGAACCAGTGCCCGCGCGTCACCGATATTCATGGCGGTAAACGTGACCAGCTGCGCGCTGCGCAGCGCGACGACGGTCTTACCGGTGGTGCCGGCGCGCCGCGCGACCACACCGCGCAGCAACTCCCCGGCACCGTCGGCTGCGCCGGAGCTCACGTAGCGCAAATCAAGCCATTGGTCGGGAAAACACACCAACTTGATCCAGTCGGCGACCACCCGGTTCACTCTTCCCGTTTCGGACCCGTCGGACTCCATCAGACCCATCCGGGTCAACTCGTCCTTCTGATCTTTGAAGAACGCGCCGCGCTCCGCCGCATCGCGATAGGGCGTGGTGATCGCCAAAACCCAGGGGAAGCTGCCCGCTCCAATGGTTTCGGCGATGAACCATGCGTTTTCCACCGTCAGCTCGACGGCATTCGGCTCGACACTCATCGACCGAGGACTAGCCGCCCCACTTGGCTGCTTCGGCCGTGTCGCGCGCGAACATGGCCAGGGTGTTGTTTTCGTGCGTGCTGGCCATCGCCTGGTAAGAGCGCACCAACGCCTCCATGGCCTGGTTCCACTGGGCCTGCCAGACCTGGTAGGTCATACCGGTGTCACCCTGCCAGGCGTTCTGCAGCGCGGCCTGCTCGGTGGCGATGTCGGCGCCGAGGCCCTGCATCGTGCCGGCGTAGCCCGACATGTCGGCAGCGTGGCTCAGCATCGCGGGGTAGTTGTACATGATCTGCGACATCTCAAGTCCTTTCGCGGTTACTAGTGGTCAAGCTCAGAACGAGGTGTAGCCGGACGCGGCGGCGGCGTCGGCGGCCACATAGGTGCCCGCGGCGTCACCGAGGTTGGCTTGGGCGATGTCCAGCAGGGTGTTGACCCGTGCGGCCATTTCCACGAACCGGGCGTGCGCGGCCTGGAACGCAGCCGACGACTCACCCTGGTGGAATGCCTGGGCGGCCATCGCTTCCTGCTCGGCCCCGTTGATCGTGCTGCGCATCAGGGCCGCCTTGGCGCTGAACGCCGACTGCGAGGTCACCAACTGTGGAATGTGAGCATCCAGAAGACTCATGACGTTTCCTTTCTCTTCTGTCCCTTACGATTTCGTCTATTGGCTGAGTTACTGCTGACTGTCCGAGCCCCCTCCCCCCGCTTCGTCGGGCTCACCCGCGCCCGCGCCGTTACGGTCCCAGGTTCCCGGCACCATCGGCATCCGCGGGCCACTGCCGTATTCATCGCCGGTCAGCTCGGTCAGTCCCGACGCCTGCAGATCCGCGTCTTTGCGCGCGGTTCCGGCAAATCCCAGCCGCCCGGCCCCACTTCCCGAAGCTATTGCGGCCGTCACGAGTTCCTCTTCATCGGCGCCACCCCAGTCGGGATCGACATCGACGTTCATGTCGAGGAATTCGTCACCGTGATCGCGCATCGCGGCCCGTCTGCGCCGTCGCGCCGCGGCCGCGCGGCCCGGTACCGCCGCGGCAGCCGCCGGGATGGTCGCGGCCGGCGCCTTGATCCCGCCGCGGCCGCCAAGGGTGGGGCCGAAGCCGGTCTCCGGATCGCCACCCATGGCCACCACGTAGCCGAAAGTTCCGGCGACCGGCGCGGGCGCCGGTGCGGTCGCCGCGGTGGCGGGCGCAGCAGGTGCGGACGCGGGAGCCGACGCCGGCGACGGAGCCGGCGGGGCCATGGCTGCAACCGGCGGCATCGG
The Mycobacterium sp. 050128 genome window above contains:
- a CDS encoding ESX secretion-associated protein EspG → MSVEPNAVELTVENAWFIAETIGAGSFPWVLAITTPYRDAAERGAFFKDQKDELTRMGLMESDGSETGRVNRVVADWIKLVCFPDQWLDLRYVSSGAADGAGELLRGVVARRAGTTGKTVVALRSAQLVTFTAMNIGDARALVPVLGVGLGQRPPAQFTEFSMPACVGARADERLRSGAELTEVLDYLGIPQSARAVVESVFTGPRTYVEIVAGRQRDGRHATTEVGMSIVDTTAGRILVSPSRAFDGEWVSTFSPGTPFAIAVAIEHLTACLPDGHWFPNQRLSRDLSTQYA
- a CDS encoding WXG100 family type VII secretion target; the encoded protein is MSLLDAHIPQLVTSQSAFSAKAALMRSTINGAEQEAMAAQAFHQGESSAAFQAAHARFVEMAARVNTLLDIAQANLGDAAGTYVAADAAAASGYTSF
- a CDS encoding WXG100 family type VII secretion target, with product MSQIMYNYPAMLSHAADMSGYAGTMQGLGADIATEQAALQNAWQGDTGMTYQVWQAQWNQAMEALVRSYQAMASTHENNTLAMFARDTAEAAKWGG
- the mycP gene encoding type VII secretion-associated serine protease mycosin translates to MIRAGFACLTAALVFSQAIVPWACPPASAISQPVVDPGMQPPSGAAGPVQPMEQRAPCAASGVIGGSDPTAVTPSQAMLNLPAAWQFSRGEGQLVAVLDTGVRPGPRLPNVDPGGDFVETTDGLTDCDGRGTLVAGLVAGQPSAEDGFSGVAPGARVLAIRTASGKFSPRSPGGDPMVARVSLEVATLARAIVHAADLGARVIDISEATCMAADRPVDQAALGAAIRFAAVDKDAVIVAAAGNTGSTGSVGGGMSCESNPLTDLARPDDARNWAGVTSVSIPSYWQPYVLSAASLTTDGQPSKFTMSGPWVGVAAPGEKIVSVSNRDGGGLANGLPDDHQQLSALSGTSYAAGYVSGVVALVRGKYPTLSATEVVRRITATAHNGARAPSNIVGTGSVDPLAALTWELPANTGPAATPAKPVTVPPAPAPKDNTPRTVAFAGTAALALIVAAVAAAAAIAGARRRKETTS
- the eccD gene encoding type VII secretion integral membrane protein EccD, which codes for MPIVRVAILAHSRLTEVALPTELPLREVLPAVQRLVVPTAQNGDGGDPDGARTGAISQLSLAPIGGAPFSLDASLDTVGVVDGDLLALQPVPSGPAAPGIVEDIADAAMIFSTSRLKPWGIAQIQRGALLAAILVAFLATGLGVTYRVATGALAGLVAVSVIAAVSAIAGLFVTLRSERTGMALSMAALVPVGAALALAVPGKFGAAQLVLAAAGVTAWSLIVLMVPTAERERIAGFFTATTVLGAAVLLAAGAELLWQLPILTIGAGLIVAALLVTIEAAQLSALWARFPLPVIPAPGDPTPAAPALRVLEDLPRRVRIGDAHQSGFIAGAVLLSVLGSVAIALRPESLSGWGWYVLAATAATSVLRARVWDSAACKAWLLAQPFLVAGVLLVYYASTGRFAAALVAAAVLVVLVLAWAVVALNPSIASPDTYSLPLRRLLGFVATGLDASLIPVIAYLVGLFAWVLNR